A genomic region of Zalophus californianus isolate mZalCal1 chromosome 1, mZalCal1.pri.v2, whole genome shotgun sequence contains the following coding sequences:
- the ANO8 gene encoding anoctamin-8 isoform X1, whose protein sequence is MHLRCGRRQAPESEVGGRERNPENNTGGVENPRATCAGTRRIEVPRGRRREAALGHAGTAAGAGGRGLCLHLQRAPRLHRPDEPGAPRRSGRPQPLTCPALAMAEATSSAGGTSLEGERGKRPPPDGEPAAPASGVLDKLFGKRLLQAGRYLVSHKAWMKTVPTENCDVLMTFPDTTDDHTLLWLLNHIRVGIPELIVQVRHHRHTRAYAFFVTATYESLLRGADELGLRKAVKAEFGGGTRGFSCEEDFIYENVESELRFFTSQERQSIIRFWLQNLRAKQGEALHNVRFLEDQPIIPELAARGIIQQVFPVHEQRILNRLMKSWVQAVCENQPLDEICDYFGVKIAMYFAWLGFYTSAMVYPAVFGSVLYTFTEADQTSRDVSCVVFALFNVVWSTLFLEEWKRRGAELAYKWGTLDSPGEAVEEPRPQFRGIRRISPVTRAEEFYYPPWKRLLFQLLVSLPLCLTCLACVFLLMLGCFQLQELVLSVKGLPRLARFLPKVVLALLVSASAEGYKKLAIWLNDMENYRLESAYEKHLIIKVVLFQFVNSYLSLFYIGFYLKDMERLKEMLATLLITRQFLQNVREVLQPHLYRRLGRGELGLQAAWELARALLGLLSLQRPAPRRLGPQAEEGGSGGGARRCLGGGCGAPEEEEEAPVERRPAGEGGEVGDGPREGEEEEEEEEEEEEEEEEEDDEEEGEDSGLLDCGLRLKKVSFAERGAGRRRPGPEALLEEGSPTMVEKGLEPGVFTLAEEDDEAEGAPGSPAREPPAALLRRAGGEGRDQGPDGDPDPEPGSGDSGRRQRRQNRSSWIDPPEEEHSPQLTQAELESCMKKYEDTFQDYQEMFVQFGYVVLFSSAFPLAALCALVNNLIEIRSDALKLCTGLQRPFGQRVGSIGQWQKVMEAMGVLAIVVNCYLIGQCGQLQRLFPWLSPEAAIVSVVVLEHFALLLKYLIHVAIPDIPGWVAEEMAKLEYQRREAFKRHERQAQHRYQQQQRRRREEEERQRHAEHHARRERDASGREEARAEGSGLDPAAPEKASAKAKGSGAGGHGQERPKRPGSLLAPNNVMKLKQIIPLQGKFLSSGAASSLAGAGAGPAARPPPAQSPTGSDTRLPAFLSFKFLKSPETRRDPERSHSPPKAFHAGKLFPFGGARADTGSNGAGGQARLDGTPGGGGGRGQRSGPMDEAAAEEPDAPRPEEEGSGTALAPVGAPALRTRRSRSPAPPPTPLSRPPTPPAGCWQWDGPWGCGGEGTAPRQAPAPAAAAAAADCPPCALAGPPPAPQPLPGDASFYSLPPPPLPPTSELPEAPAPSPSPSPQAVCWPSAWH, encoded by the exons ATGCATCTTCGGTGCGGGCGGAGACAAGCACCAGAAAGCGAAGTGGGCGGGCGAGAACGAAATCCAGAAAACAACACGGGCGGAGTCGAGAACCCAAGAGCGACGTGCGCGGGGACGAGGAGAATCGAGGTTCCGCGCGGGCGGAGACGAGAAGCAGCGCTCGGGCACGCGGGGACGGCGGCCGGCGCGGGCGGGCGCGGCCTTTGTCTCCACCTCCAGCGCGCTCCGCGGCTGCACCGGCCGGATGAGCCCGGGGCCCCCCGGCGCTCGGGCCGCCCGCAGCCCCTGACCTGCCCTGCCCTCGCCATGGCCGAAGCCACCTCCAGTGCCGGGGGCACGTCCCTGGAGGGCGAGCGTGGCAAGAGGCCCCCGCCTGACGGCGAGCCTGCAGCCCCGGCGTCTGGAGTTCTGG ATAAGCTTTTTGGAAAGCGGCTTCTGCAGGCTGGTCGCTACCTGGTGTCTCACAAGGCGTGGATGAAGACAGTGCCCACGGAGAACTGCGACGTGCTGATGACCTTTCCAG ACACGACTGATGACCACACGCTGCTATGGCTGCTGAACCACATTCGCGTGGGCATCCCTGAGCTCATCGTGCAAGTCCGCCACCACCGCCACACGCGTGCCTATGCCTTCTTCGTCACCGCCACGTATGAGAG CCTACTTCGAGGAGCCGACGAGCTGGGTTTGCGCAAAGCGGTGAAGGCCGAGTTTGGCGGGGGCACCCGCGGCTTCTCTTGCGAGGAGGACTTCATCTACGAGAATGTGGAGAGTGAGCTGCGCTTCTTCACCTCCCAG GAACGCCAGAGCATCATCCGCTTTTGGCTGCAGAACCTACGGGCCAAGCAGGGCGAGGCGCTGCACAATGTGCGCTTCCTGGAGGACCAGCCAATCA TCCCTGAGCTGGCGGCCCGCGGGATCATCCAGCAGGTGTTCCCTGTCCACGAGCAGCGCATCCTGAACCGCCTCATGAAGTCATGGGTGCAAGCTGTGTGTGAAAACCAGCCTCTAG ATGAGATCTGTGACTACTTTGGAGTGAAGATTGCCATGTACTTTGCCTGGCTGGGCTTCTACACATCAGCGATGGTATACCCAGCTGTCTTTGGCTCTGTCCTGTACACATTTACGGAGGCTGATCAG ACAAGCCGAGATGTATCGTGTGTGGTTTTTGCCCTCTTCAACGTGGTCTGGTCAACCCTGTTCTTGGAGGAGTGGAAACGGAGGGGGGCAGAGCTGGCCTACAAATGGGGGACGCTGGACTCACCTGGGGAAGCTGTGGAGGAACCACGACCCCAGTTCAGG GGTATCCGGCGCATCAGCCCTGTGACGCGGGCTGAGGAGTTCTACTACCCGCCCTGGAAGCGGCTGCTCTTCCAGCTGCTTGTGAGCCTCCCCTTGTGCCTCACCTGCCTGGCCTGCGTGTTTCTGCTCATGCTCGGCTGCTTCCAGCTGCAG GAGCTGGTGCTGAGCGTGAAAGGGCTGCCCCGTCTTGCCCGCTTCCTGCCCAAAGTTGTGCTGGCCTTGCTGGTCAGCGCCAGTGCCGAGGGCTATAAGAAGCTCGCCATCTGGCTCAACGACATGG AGAATTACCGGCTGGAGAGCGCCTATGAGAAGCACCTCATCATCAAAGTCGTCCTG TTCCAATTTGTCAATTCCTACCTGAGCCTCTTCTACATCGGCTTCTACCTCAAAGACATGGAGCGCTTGAAAGAG ATGCTGGCCACTCTGCTGATCACCCGCCAGTTCCTCCAGAACGTGCGCGAGGTCTTGCAGCCGCACCTGTACCGGCGGCTGGGCCGCGGCGAGCTCGGCCTGCAGGCGGCCTGGGAGCTGGCCCGCGCCCTGCTCGGCCTGCTGAGCCTCCAGCGCCCCGCACCCCGTCGCCTCGGACCCCAGGCCGAAGAGGGTGGCAGCGGCGGCGGGGCCCGCAGGTGTCTCGGTGGGGGCTGCGGGGcacctgaggaggaggaggaggctcccGTGGAGCGGCGGCcggcaggggagggtggggaggtgggggacggGCCTCGGGagggcgaggaggaggaggaggaggaggaggaggaggaggaggaggaagaggaggaagatgacgAGGAGGAGGGCGAGGACAGCGGCCTCCTGGACTGCGGGCTCCGGCTGAAGAAGGTCAGCTTTGCTGAGCGCGGTGCCGGCCGGCGGCGGCCTGGCCCAGAGGccctcctggaggaggggagccCCACTATGGTGGAGAAGGGGCTGGAGCCGGGAGTATTCACGCTGGCCGAAGAAGACGATGAGGCCGAAGGGGCTCCCGGCAGTCCTGCGCGGGAGCCTCCAGCCGCCCTGCTCCGCCGGGCTGGGGGCGAGGGCCGTGACCAGGGGCCAGACGGGGACCCGGACCCAGAGCCTGGCTCAGGTGACTCGGGCCGGAGGCAGCGGCGGCAGAATCGGTCGTCTTGGATTGACCCACCCGAGGAGGAGCACTCACCCCAACTCACCCAGGCCGAGCTTGAGAGCTGTATGAAGAAGTATGAG GACACCTTCCAGGACTACCAGGAGATGTTCGTGCAGTTCGGCTACGTTGTCCTCTTCTCGTCTGCCTTCCCCCTGGCTGCTCTGTGCGCCCTGGTCAACAACCTCATCGAGATCCGGAGCGACGCCCTCAAGCTGTGCACGGGGCTGCAGCGGCCCTTCGGGCAGCGGGTTGGGAGCATCGGCCAGTGGCAG AAGGTGATGGAGGCCATGGGCGTCCTGGCCATCGTGGTCAACTGCTACCTAATCGGCCAGTGCGGGCAGCTGCAGCGCCTCTTCCCCTGGCTCAGCCCCGAGGCGGCCATTGTGTCTGTGGTGGTGCTTGAG CACTTCGCCCTGCTCCTCAAGTACCTCATCCACGTGGCCATCCCCGACATCCCAGGCTGGGTGGCCGAGGAGATGGCCAAGCTGGAGTACCAGCGCCGGGAGGCCTTCAAG AGACATGAACGCCAGGCCCAGCACCGCtaccagcagcagcagcggcggcgacgggaggaggaggagcgccAGCGCCACGCGGAGCACCATGCCCGGCGAGAGCGCGATGCCAGCGGCCGGGAGGAGGCTCGGGCCGAAGGCTCAGGGCTGGACCCCGCTGCCCCCGAGAAGGCCTCCGCCAAGGCCAAGGGCAGCGGGGCAGGTGGCCACGGGCAAGAGAGGCCCAAGCGCCCGGGGTCCTTGCTGGCGCCCAACAACGTCATGAAGCTGAAGCAGATCATCCCGCTGCAGGGCAAGTTCCTGTCGTCTGGGGCTGCATCCTCACTGGCCGGCGCGGGGGCCGGCCCTGCCGCCCGGCCACCCCCTGCCCAGTCACCCACGGGTAGCGACACCCGCCTGCCAGCCTTCCTCAGCTTCAAGTTCCTCAAGTCGCCTGAGACCCGGCGGGACCCAGAGCGCAGCCACTCACCGCCCAAGGCCTTCCACGCCGGCAAGCTCTTCCCTTTCGGCGGGGCCCGGGCTGACACCGGGTCCaatggggcaggtgggcaggcccGGCTGGACGGGACCCCCGGCGGTGGAGGAGGCCGAGGCCAGCGGAGTGGGCCGATGGACGAGGCTGCGGCTGAGGAGCCGGACGCCCCCCGGCCCGAAGAGGAAGGCTCAG GGACAGCGCTGGCCCCCGTGGGCGCCCCTGCCCTCCGCACCCGCCGCAGCCGGAGCCCCGCGCCGCCGCCAACGCCGCTGTCCCGGCCCCCGACGCCGCCCGCAGGCTGCTGGCAGTGGGACGGGCCGTGGGGCTGCGGGGGCGAGGGCACCGCCCCCCGccaggcccccgcccccgccgccgccgccgccgccgccgactGCCCGCCCTGCGCCCTCGCCgggcccccgcccgccccgcagCCCCTGCCGGGGGACGCCAGCTTCTATAGCCTCCCGCCCCCGCCGCTGCCGCCCACCTCCGAGCTCCCCGAGGCCCCGGCGCCCtcgcccagccccagcccccaggccgTGTGCTGGCCCAGCGCCTGGCATTAG
- the ANO8 gene encoding anoctamin-8 isoform X2: MHLRCGRRQAPESEVGGRERNPENNTGGVENPRATCAGTRRIEVPRGRRREAALGHAGTAAGAGGRGLCLHLQRAPRLHRPDEPGAPRRSGRPQPLTCPALAMAEATSSAGGTSLEGERGKRPPPDGEPAAPASGVLDKLFGKRLLQAGRYLVSHKAWMKTVPTENCDVLMTFPDTTDDHTLLWLLNHIRVGIPELIVQVRHHRHTRAYAFFVTATYESLLRGADELGLRKAVKAEFGGGTRGFSCEEDFIYENVESELRFFTSQERQSIIRFWLQNLRAKQGEALHNVRFLEDQPIIPELAARGIIQQVFPVHEQRILNRLMKSWVQAVCENQPLDEICDYFGVKIAMYFAWLGFYTSAMVYPAVFGSVLYTFTEADQTSRDVSCVVFALFNVVWSTLFLEEWKRRGAELAYKWGTLDSPGEAVEEPRPQFRGIRRISPVTRAEEFYYPPWKRLLFQLLVSLPLCLTCLACVFLLMLGCFQLQELVLSVKGLPRLARFLPKVVLALLVSASAEGYKKLAIWLNDMENYRLESAYEKHLIIKVVLFQFVNSYLSLFYIGFYLKDMERLKEMLATLLITRQFLQNVREVLQPHLYRRLGRGELGLQAAWELARALLGLLSLQRPAPRRLGPQAEEGGSGGGARRCLGGGCGAPEEEEEAPVERRPAGEGGEVGDGPREGEEEEEEEEEEEEEEEEEDDEEEGEDSGLLDCGLRLKKVSFAERGAGRRRPGPEALLEEGSPTMVEKGLEPGVFTLAEEDDEAEGAPGSPAREPPAALLRRAGGEGRDQGPDGDPDPEPGSGDSGRRQRRQNRSSWIDPPEEEHSPQLTQAELESCMKKYEFGYVVLFSSAFPLAALCALVNNLIEIRSDALKLCTGLQRPFGQRVGSIGQWQKVMEAMGVLAIVVNCYLIGQCGQLQRLFPWLSPEAAIVSVVVLEHFALLLKYLIHVAIPDIPGWVAEEMAKLEYQRREAFKRHERQAQHRYQQQQRRRREEEERQRHAEHHARRERDASGREEARAEGSGLDPAAPEKASAKAKGSGAGGHGQERPKRPGSLLAPNNVMKLKQIIPLQGKFLSSGAASSLAGAGAGPAARPPPAQSPTGSDTRLPAFLSFKFLKSPETRRDPERSHSPPKAFHAGKLFPFGGARADTGSNGAGGQARLDGTPGGGGGRGQRSGPMDEAAAEEPDAPRPEEEGSGTALAPVGAPALRTRRSRSPAPPPTPLSRPPTPPAGCWQWDGPWGCGGEGTAPRQAPAPAAAAAAADCPPCALAGPPPAPQPLPGDASFYSLPPPPLPPTSELPEAPAPSPSPSPQAVCWPSAWH; this comes from the exons ATGCATCTTCGGTGCGGGCGGAGACAAGCACCAGAAAGCGAAGTGGGCGGGCGAGAACGAAATCCAGAAAACAACACGGGCGGAGTCGAGAACCCAAGAGCGACGTGCGCGGGGACGAGGAGAATCGAGGTTCCGCGCGGGCGGAGACGAGAAGCAGCGCTCGGGCACGCGGGGACGGCGGCCGGCGCGGGCGGGCGCGGCCTTTGTCTCCACCTCCAGCGCGCTCCGCGGCTGCACCGGCCGGATGAGCCCGGGGCCCCCCGGCGCTCGGGCCGCCCGCAGCCCCTGACCTGCCCTGCCCTCGCCATGGCCGAAGCCACCTCCAGTGCCGGGGGCACGTCCCTGGAGGGCGAGCGTGGCAAGAGGCCCCCGCCTGACGGCGAGCCTGCAGCCCCGGCGTCTGGAGTTCTGG ATAAGCTTTTTGGAAAGCGGCTTCTGCAGGCTGGTCGCTACCTGGTGTCTCACAAGGCGTGGATGAAGACAGTGCCCACGGAGAACTGCGACGTGCTGATGACCTTTCCAG ACACGACTGATGACCACACGCTGCTATGGCTGCTGAACCACATTCGCGTGGGCATCCCTGAGCTCATCGTGCAAGTCCGCCACCACCGCCACACGCGTGCCTATGCCTTCTTCGTCACCGCCACGTATGAGAG CCTACTTCGAGGAGCCGACGAGCTGGGTTTGCGCAAAGCGGTGAAGGCCGAGTTTGGCGGGGGCACCCGCGGCTTCTCTTGCGAGGAGGACTTCATCTACGAGAATGTGGAGAGTGAGCTGCGCTTCTTCACCTCCCAG GAACGCCAGAGCATCATCCGCTTTTGGCTGCAGAACCTACGGGCCAAGCAGGGCGAGGCGCTGCACAATGTGCGCTTCCTGGAGGACCAGCCAATCA TCCCTGAGCTGGCGGCCCGCGGGATCATCCAGCAGGTGTTCCCTGTCCACGAGCAGCGCATCCTGAACCGCCTCATGAAGTCATGGGTGCAAGCTGTGTGTGAAAACCAGCCTCTAG ATGAGATCTGTGACTACTTTGGAGTGAAGATTGCCATGTACTTTGCCTGGCTGGGCTTCTACACATCAGCGATGGTATACCCAGCTGTCTTTGGCTCTGTCCTGTACACATTTACGGAGGCTGATCAG ACAAGCCGAGATGTATCGTGTGTGGTTTTTGCCCTCTTCAACGTGGTCTGGTCAACCCTGTTCTTGGAGGAGTGGAAACGGAGGGGGGCAGAGCTGGCCTACAAATGGGGGACGCTGGACTCACCTGGGGAAGCTGTGGAGGAACCACGACCCCAGTTCAGG GGTATCCGGCGCATCAGCCCTGTGACGCGGGCTGAGGAGTTCTACTACCCGCCCTGGAAGCGGCTGCTCTTCCAGCTGCTTGTGAGCCTCCCCTTGTGCCTCACCTGCCTGGCCTGCGTGTTTCTGCTCATGCTCGGCTGCTTCCAGCTGCAG GAGCTGGTGCTGAGCGTGAAAGGGCTGCCCCGTCTTGCCCGCTTCCTGCCCAAAGTTGTGCTGGCCTTGCTGGTCAGCGCCAGTGCCGAGGGCTATAAGAAGCTCGCCATCTGGCTCAACGACATGG AGAATTACCGGCTGGAGAGCGCCTATGAGAAGCACCTCATCATCAAAGTCGTCCTG TTCCAATTTGTCAATTCCTACCTGAGCCTCTTCTACATCGGCTTCTACCTCAAAGACATGGAGCGCTTGAAAGAG ATGCTGGCCACTCTGCTGATCACCCGCCAGTTCCTCCAGAACGTGCGCGAGGTCTTGCAGCCGCACCTGTACCGGCGGCTGGGCCGCGGCGAGCTCGGCCTGCAGGCGGCCTGGGAGCTGGCCCGCGCCCTGCTCGGCCTGCTGAGCCTCCAGCGCCCCGCACCCCGTCGCCTCGGACCCCAGGCCGAAGAGGGTGGCAGCGGCGGCGGGGCCCGCAGGTGTCTCGGTGGGGGCTGCGGGGcacctgaggaggaggaggaggctcccGTGGAGCGGCGGCcggcaggggagggtggggaggtgggggacggGCCTCGGGagggcgaggaggaggaggaggaggaggaggaggaggaggaggaggaagaggaggaagatgacgAGGAGGAGGGCGAGGACAGCGGCCTCCTGGACTGCGGGCTCCGGCTGAAGAAGGTCAGCTTTGCTGAGCGCGGTGCCGGCCGGCGGCGGCCTGGCCCAGAGGccctcctggaggaggggagccCCACTATGGTGGAGAAGGGGCTGGAGCCGGGAGTATTCACGCTGGCCGAAGAAGACGATGAGGCCGAAGGGGCTCCCGGCAGTCCTGCGCGGGAGCCTCCAGCCGCCCTGCTCCGCCGGGCTGGGGGCGAGGGCCGTGACCAGGGGCCAGACGGGGACCCGGACCCAGAGCCTGGCTCAGGTGACTCGGGCCGGAGGCAGCGGCGGCAGAATCGGTCGTCTTGGATTGACCCACCCGAGGAGGAGCACTCACCCCAACTCACCCAGGCCGAGCTTGAGAGCTGTATGAAGAAGTATGAG TTCGGCTACGTTGTCCTCTTCTCGTCTGCCTTCCCCCTGGCTGCTCTGTGCGCCCTGGTCAACAACCTCATCGAGATCCGGAGCGACGCCCTCAAGCTGTGCACGGGGCTGCAGCGGCCCTTCGGGCAGCGGGTTGGGAGCATCGGCCAGTGGCAG AAGGTGATGGAGGCCATGGGCGTCCTGGCCATCGTGGTCAACTGCTACCTAATCGGCCAGTGCGGGCAGCTGCAGCGCCTCTTCCCCTGGCTCAGCCCCGAGGCGGCCATTGTGTCTGTGGTGGTGCTTGAG CACTTCGCCCTGCTCCTCAAGTACCTCATCCACGTGGCCATCCCCGACATCCCAGGCTGGGTGGCCGAGGAGATGGCCAAGCTGGAGTACCAGCGCCGGGAGGCCTTCAAG AGACATGAACGCCAGGCCCAGCACCGCtaccagcagcagcagcggcggcgacgggaggaggaggagcgccAGCGCCACGCGGAGCACCATGCCCGGCGAGAGCGCGATGCCAGCGGCCGGGAGGAGGCTCGGGCCGAAGGCTCAGGGCTGGACCCCGCTGCCCCCGAGAAGGCCTCCGCCAAGGCCAAGGGCAGCGGGGCAGGTGGCCACGGGCAAGAGAGGCCCAAGCGCCCGGGGTCCTTGCTGGCGCCCAACAACGTCATGAAGCTGAAGCAGATCATCCCGCTGCAGGGCAAGTTCCTGTCGTCTGGGGCTGCATCCTCACTGGCCGGCGCGGGGGCCGGCCCTGCCGCCCGGCCACCCCCTGCCCAGTCACCCACGGGTAGCGACACCCGCCTGCCAGCCTTCCTCAGCTTCAAGTTCCTCAAGTCGCCTGAGACCCGGCGGGACCCAGAGCGCAGCCACTCACCGCCCAAGGCCTTCCACGCCGGCAAGCTCTTCCCTTTCGGCGGGGCCCGGGCTGACACCGGGTCCaatggggcaggtgggcaggcccGGCTGGACGGGACCCCCGGCGGTGGAGGAGGCCGAGGCCAGCGGAGTGGGCCGATGGACGAGGCTGCGGCTGAGGAGCCGGACGCCCCCCGGCCCGAAGAGGAAGGCTCAG GGACAGCGCTGGCCCCCGTGGGCGCCCCTGCCCTCCGCACCCGCCGCAGCCGGAGCCCCGCGCCGCCGCCAACGCCGCTGTCCCGGCCCCCGACGCCGCCCGCAGGCTGCTGGCAGTGGGACGGGCCGTGGGGCTGCGGGGGCGAGGGCACCGCCCCCCGccaggcccccgcccccgccgccgccgccgccgccgccgactGCCCGCCCTGCGCCCTCGCCgggcccccgcccgccccgcagCCCCTGCCGGGGGACGCCAGCTTCTATAGCCTCCCGCCCCCGCCGCTGCCGCCCACCTCCGAGCTCCCCGAGGCCCCGGCGCCCtcgcccagccccagcccccaggccgTGTGCTGGCCCAGCGCCTGGCATTAG